One Skermanella sp. TT6 genomic window, GCCGCCCAGGCGGTGGAGCTTCGCAAGCTGGCGATCGACCTGGACGCGGCGCGCCGGGTGGCGGAGCAGGCGAGCGACGCGAAATCGCAGTTCCTGGCCATGATGAGCCATGAGCTGCGCACCCCCATGACCGGCGTGATGGGCATGGTCGACCTCCTGATGGGCACTCCGCTGTCGGGGGAGCAGCGCGGCTACGTGCAGACGCTCGGGGCCTCCGCCGGGATCCTGCTGACCATCCTCGACGATGTCCTGGATTTCTCGAAGATCGAGGCAGGACAGCTCCAGATGGAGACGATCGCCTTCGACCTGCGCCGGACCGTCGCCGACGTGATCCAGCTGTTCGCCGGACGGGCGGCGGAGAAGCGCGTGCGGCTGACCGCGGACATTCCGGCCGGCGCTCCGTCCGTCGTGTGCGGCGATCCGACCCGCCTGCGTCAGGTGCTGTTCAACCTGGTGGGCAACGCGATCAAGTTCACCGCGGCGGGTTCGGTCAAGGTCCGGCTCGCCGATGCCCGGGACGAGGAAGGCGAGCGCGTGCTGCTGCGGTTCGAGGTGACGGACTCCGGCATGGGGATGACCGAAGAGCAGCGCTCCCGGCTGTTCGAGGCGTTCGTCCAGGCCGACACCACGACCACGCGCCGGTTCGGCGGAACCGGCCTGGGGCTGGCGATCTGCAAGCGGCTGGTCGAGGCGATGGATGGCGAGATCGGCGTCAGCAGCGCCCCCGGCAAGGGGTCCCTCTTCCATTTCACGGTGCGGCTGGGACGATGCCGTACCGAGCTTCCCCCGACTGAGCCGGAGCGGGCCGTTCCCGCCGCGGCCGTACGCAGGGCGCGCGTCCTGTTGGCCGAGGACAACGAGGTCAACCGCCTGATGGTGGTCAGGATGCTGGAACGGCTGGGCCACCGGGTGGACGCGGTCGAGGACGGCCGGGCGGCGGTCGAGGCGGCGCGGCGCGGCGGTTACGACCTGATCCTGATGGACATGCAGATGCCGGTGCTCGACGGCGCCTCCGCGACGCGCGAGATCCGCGCCCTGCCCGGCCCGGCCGGGCGGGTCCCGATCGCGGCGCTGACCGCCGACGTGGTGTCCGGCAACCGTGAGCGCTACCTGCAGGCCGGGCTGGACGGCTATTTCACCAAGCCGATCGACTGGAACGCGCTGGCCGGCGCGATCGCGGCCCTGACCTGCGCGGACGCAGCGGCTGACGAAGCCGGGGAGAGCGGAGCGGCCGCGGAAGGTTCCCGCGCAGGCGCCTCCGCCCCGGACCCCGGGACGGACCTTCTGGTCGAGTTGCCCCTGATCGATGCCGGCCGGCTCGACGAGTTGCGCGCGGCCGTAGGGGACAGCTACGCGATGATGGTGGAGATGTTCCCCGAATCGGCGCGGGAGGAGATGGCGGCCCTGCGCGCCGCCCTGGCCTCCGGCGATACCGGGTCTTCCCGGCGCGCCGCCCACAGCCTGAAGGGAGTGGCTGCCAGCTTCGGCGCGACCCGGGTGCAGGCGATCGCCCACCTGCTGGAGGATACCCGCCACCCTCCCGACGAAGCGGCCCGCCTGCTGGCCTGCCTTGAATCGGCGCTGGAGGACACGCTGGAATCTCTCGCCTCCGTGGAGACGGCGGCCTGAGCGCCTACAGCGCCCCCAGCCGGCGGCGCAGGATCTTGCTGCCTTCGTGGGGCACATATTGCCGCCGATCGGCAAGGGCAACCAGCGACAGCGTCTTCCTGTCGTCGGGGTTGCTCAGCCGGACCAGCCGCGCATGGGCGATGGAAACCGGCGGCCGGTCGATGCTGACGACCTGCCAGACGTCGGGGTACGAGGCGCCCGCCTTGACGAAGCACTGTCCGACCGCAACCGACATGCTCACTCTCCTGATGCGGCTGGCACAAGCCCGTCCCGCCTGGAACCGATCATTCCGCATCCGGATTACATTAAGGTTAATTGCGGTCAACCCTGAGAAGACTCATTCCCCGGCTTCGATCTCCATCTCGAGCAGTTCGGAGCTGAGGCACTTGCCGTGGGGATCGATGGCCAGCGAGGTGGTGACGCCGCTGCGGAGCGCCTGGCGGCAGACGAACTGGAGCGCCGCCACGTTCGGCATCTCGAACCGGACCACCTCGCCCCGGACCGTGCGCGACAGGTGCCGCCGGACCGACTCGGCGGTGACCTCCCGGCACAGCAGCGGATAATGCCGCTCTTCGAAGGCGAACAGGGACAGGGTGGAGGTGTCGCCCTTGTCGCCGGCCCGGCAGTGGGCGATCTCGTGCAGGCGGATCTTCATCGGGCGCTCTCCATGACGGTGACCTGGGGCCGGACCCGCGACCGATCGACCAGGGTGGACACGATGCCGACGGTCTCCCGGATGCTGCCGCGGGCGCCGCCCCCGCCGGCCGGGCCGTTGGTCAGCATAGCCTCCACCTCGCGGCCGATCTCCCCGGCGGCGGCGGCGTCCGAGGCCCGGCCGACGACGCGCAGCCGGTACTCGACGGTCGGCGGCACACCTTCCAGGAAGCCGTGGCGGTACGCCTCGCCGCCGAGGCACTCGACGGTCAGCTCCGGGATCGACGGCCTCAGCCGCTCGTCCAGGATCCGGCCGGCGAGCCGGGCGCGGCCAAGCGCGTTGGCCCCGGCGTAGGAGATCTCCCCCTCCCCGACGAAGCCGGCATGGTAGCCGACGCTGACCTTCAGCGTGTCCGGCCGCGGCTTCGCCGTTCCGCCGGTGACCTCGATCTCGTCGGGACCGGTCGGGGTGATCCGCACGGCGCGGAAATCGGCGACCGCGTCGGGCGTGACATAGCCGGACGGATCGGTGACCTCGTACAGCAGCTGCTCCTTCACGGTCGCCGCGGTGATCAGGCCGCCCGTCCCGGCCAGCTTGCCGATCCGGCAGCGGCCCTCGGCATCGATGTCGGCGAAGGGGAAGCCCAGGTCGGCCAGGCCCGGCACGTCCTTGCGCCCGGGGTCGGCGAAGTAGCCGCCGGTGATCTGCCCGGCGCATTCGAGCAGGTGCCCGATCACCGTCGCCTGCCCGATCCGGTCCCAGTCGTCGAGCTTCCAGCCGAACCGGTGCGCCAGCGGCGCCACCACCAGCGACGGGTCGGCGACCCGTCCGGTGATCACCACGTCGGCGCCGGTCTCCAGGGCCGGCAGCAGGGCGTCCGCTCCCAGATAGGCGTTGGCCGACAGGATCGGGCCGTGGCCGGAGAGCGGCCGGCCGTTCTCCAGCGACGGCGCCTCCGGGTCGATGGCGTCGAGGACGTCGTCGCCGGTGACCACGGCCACGGTCAAGGCGATGCCGGCCTCCTCCGCCAGGCGGACGACACGCCGCCCTGCGGCCAGCGGGTTCGCCGATCCCATGTTGGTGACGAGCCGGGTGCCGTGCCGCTTCAGCAGCGGCAGCAGGGGAGCGAGGCGGCGGTCCAGCAGCGGGTCGTATCCCGCCTCCGGGTCGTTCATCCGGCGTGTCTGGCCGAGCCCGATCGTCCGCTCCGCCAGGCATTCGAGCACGAGGAAGTCGAGTTCCGCCCGCTCCAGGAGCGTCACGGCGGGTTCCAGCCGATCGCCGCCGAAGCCGGCCCCGCAACCGATTCGTATCATTCGAGAAGTCTCCTCAGCTCGAGAGCGCGCCGGTGGCGAAGGCGACGGCCGTCATCACCAGCGTGGTCCCGAACGCCCAGGGGAAGATGAACCGCTGATGGTCGCCCAGCGTCACGCCGCTGAGGCCGATCAGGATGAAGGTGGACGCCGTCAGGGGGCTCAGCGGGAAGCCGGTGGTCATCTGGCCCAGGATCGAGGCCCGGCCGATCACGACCGGGTCCAGGCCCAGGCTTCCCGCCGCCTGGGCCAGCACCGGCATCACGCCGAAATAGAAGGCGTCGGGCGTGAAGACGAGGCTGAGCGGCATGCTCGCGACCGCCACGATCAGCGGCAGGTATCCGGCGAGCGCTTCCGGAATGACCGACACGGTGGCCGAGGCCATCGCCTCGATCATCTTCGTGCCGGTCAGCACGCCGGTAAAGATGCCGGCGGCGAAGATCATGGTGGAGACGGTGACGACGCTGGATGCGTGGGAGACCAGATGCTTCTGCTGGTCCTCCCACCGCGGATAATTGACCAGCAGAGCCACCGAGAAGGCCAGGATGAACAGGATCGGCAGCGGCAGCAGCCCCATCAGCAGGCCGACGACCAGCGCCACGGTCAGCGCGGCGTTGAACCAGAACAGCATCGGATTGCCCGGCTCGGCCCGCTTGCCGGCCTCTCCGACGCCTCCCCCCTGGTCCAGCAGCGACGCCGGCGTCGCCGCCGCCCCGACGCTGGCGGGCTGGTGGAGATCCGCGACGCCGAGCCGGCGGCGCTCGCGCCGGCCGAGCATGAAGGCCACGAACAGCACCCAGCAGATACCGGCCACCATGGCCGGGACCACCGGGTTGAACACCACGGAGGCATCCGCCTTCAGCGCGGCCATGGCGCGGACCGTGGGGCCGCCCCAAGGCAGGATGTTCATCACGCCCGCGCCCAGGCAGACGATGCCGGACAGCACCAGCCGGTCCATGCCGAGCCTCTGGTAGAGCGGCAGCATGGCGGATACCGTGATCAGGAAGGTCGTGGCGCCGTCGCCATCCAGCGCGACCGCCATGGTCAGCACCGCGGTGGCGAGCGCCACCTTCACCGGATCGCCCTTGGCCAGCCGAAGCAGTCCGGAGATCATGGGGTCGAACAGCCCGACATCGAGCATCAGGCCGAAATAGAGGACGGCGAAGATGATCATCACGCCGACCGGAGCGACCTTGACGATGCCGTCGAGCATCATCTTGCCGAGGTCCGGGCCGGCGCCGGCCAGAAGTCCGAACACGACGGGAATGAGGACGAGCGCCACCAGCACGGAAACCCGCCTGGTCATGATGGCGATCAGAAAGATGGCGATGGTCGCGAAGCCAAGGGCGGCCAGCATTTCCTCTCCTTTGTTTATGGTTCCGGCCGGCTCTTCCGCGGCGGCCTGTAGTTACTCTCCATTTTTCATAACTTGGGTTGACTGATCAGAGAATTGAAACTTTCTGATCTCT contains:
- a CDS encoding PAS domain-containing hybrid sensor histidine kinase/response regulator; the encoded protein is MLATCAENELPGIIETIGAPTFIVDASRSGPLRPLCMNRLFRTMSGFSDAAFRDFVERDPGERLHGRRDPDGPVEFDHQFALDGRPRRVRIGVVPLMDSQGRAARLMGTATDVTVRRTAGEELARLAELYRGVLDEQHDLISRFLPDTTLTYVNDAYARMLGRAPESLVGSRFADTLAASDRERVVALFGSRTAVGDGDPPVLVNENAVVTPSGEQRWIRWRNVALADRDGRIEGYQSVGSDVTDCKLAQEGMRTAQQSLRDVIDSISEGFALYDADDRLVLYNDNFVKATPQLAAFDSPAGVTFEEILRAGLDRREIPDADPVTDREAWVAERLAAHRFPPDLPTERRLPDGRHFRVSERRTRDGGIVCILTDITPLREQEARVRESEQRFRLLADSATDIICLHAPDTTILYVSPSCEKQLGHAPADMVGRRLGEFVHGADLPLIERKHAEMMAGLPGSAVFRLRHSDGRWLWFESVAGRLEGTPEGDGGLLTAMREVSERVRYEQELREASDRLAAQAVELRKLAIDLDAARRVAEQASDAKSQFLAMMSHELRTPMTGVMGMVDLLMGTPLSGEQRGYVQTLGASAGILLTILDDVLDFSKIEAGQLQMETIAFDLRRTVADVIQLFAGRAAEKRVRLTADIPAGAPSVVCGDPTRLRQVLFNLVGNAIKFTAAGSVKVRLADARDEEGERVLLRFEVTDSGMGMTEEQRSRLFEAFVQADTTTTRRFGGTGLGLAICKRLVEAMDGEIGVSSAPGKGSLFHFTVRLGRCRTELPPTEPERAVPAAAVRRARVLLAEDNEVNRLMVVRMLERLGHRVDAVEDGRAAVEAARRGGYDLILMDMQMPVLDGASATREIRALPGPAGRVPIAALTADVVSGNRERYLQAGLDGYFTKPIDWNALAGAIAALTCADAAADEAGESGAAAEGSRAGASAPDPGTDLLVELPLIDAGRLDELRAAVGDSYAMMVEMFPESAREEMAALRAALASGDTGSSRRAAHSLKGVAASFGATRVQAIAHLLEDTRHPPDEAARLLACLESALEDTLESLASVETAA
- a CDS encoding acyclic terpene utilization AtuA family protein — its product is MIRIGCGAGFGGDRLEPAVTLLERAELDFLVLECLAERTIGLGQTRRMNDPEAGYDPLLDRRLAPLLPLLKRHGTRLVTNMGSANPLAAGRRVVRLAEEAGIALTVAVVTGDDVLDAIDPEAPSLENGRPLSGHGPILSANAYLGADALLPALETGADVVITGRVADPSLVVAPLAHRFGWKLDDWDRIGQATVIGHLLECAGQITGGYFADPGRKDVPGLADLGFPFADIDAEGRCRIGKLAGTGGLITAATVKEQLLYEVTDPSGYVTPDAVADFRAVRITPTGPDEIEVTGGTAKPRPDTLKVSVGYHAGFVGEGEISYAGANALGRARLAGRILDERLRPSIPELTVECLGGEAYRHGFLEGVPPTVEYRLRVVGRASDAAAAGEIGREVEAMLTNGPAGGGGARGSIRETVGIVSTLVDRSRVRPQVTVMESAR
- a CDS encoding CitMHS family transporter, giving the protein MLAALGFATIAIFLIAIMTRRVSVLVALVLIPVVFGLLAGAGPDLGKMMLDGIVKVAPVGVMIIFAVLYFGLMLDVGLFDPMISGLLRLAKGDPVKVALATAVLTMAVALDGDGATTFLITVSAMLPLYQRLGMDRLVLSGIVCLGAGVMNILPWGGPTVRAMAALKADASVVFNPVVPAMVAGICWVLFVAFMLGRRERRRLGVADLHQPASVGAAATPASLLDQGGGVGEAGKRAEPGNPMLFWFNAALTVALVVGLLMGLLPLPILFILAFSVALLVNYPRWEDQQKHLVSHASSVVTVSTMIFAAGIFTGVLTGTKMIEAMASATVSVIPEALAGYLPLIVAVASMPLSLVFTPDAFYFGVMPVLAQAAGSLGLDPVVIGRASILGQMTTGFPLSPLTASTFILIGLSGVTLGDHQRFIFPWAFGTTLVMTAVAFATGALSS